Below is a genomic region from Bacillus mycoides.
CTAAATTTGTTCCAACAACGAGTCCAATTGTACGATCAAGTGCAGAACGGGATGCAGTTAACTGTGTAATAACATCTCGGCAATCTTTTCCCTCTTCCATCATGCGAAGCACACCACGAACTTGACCTTCAATACGTTTCAATCTATTTTTCATATCTTGATTATATTCCACTGTAGATCACCTCCGTAATTATAACTATATTATACATTACTTTGTAACTTTGTATAATATCATATACCCTTAAGGGTATATTGTGAAGTGGTTTATTTTTTTGAAATCTCCTAGAGTATAGTAAAAATGCAAAAGCCACTGATTTTATTGGCTTTTGCATTTCTCAACTACACTGCTTGGTAGTCCAACTAATTCATTTCATTTACGAATCAAGGAATCAACCGTTTTATTATCCTACTTCTTATAACCTCTTTGTAAAACTATAATCCATTTCTCCACCTAACGCTTCAGGTGTATCACCAGTTTCTCTAAAATCATGTGTATAAATTTGTTCAAATGAACCGAAATCTACTTGCTTATAAAATTCGAAACAAGGGAATCCATCATGTTCTCCTTGAATATCGATACTACCACCCTTGTTCACACATACAGTTAATAAATAGTCCACAGGAGGGGCATACACATTTAACGGATTACTAGCGCTTGCACTCATTTTGAATTGCACACCATCAGAATTCCATGAAATATCCGTACACACAATATTTTCAGTACTCGCTTTTCCTGTTCTTTTATTCACAGAACCATCTGGATTTGTGACCTTCTCTGTCGTAATACCCGTGTTTGCATATGAAAACACTTCTTCTTTATAAAAGTCCACTACTACCTCTTGCTCAACTCTAGAGCGCATAGTATTTACCGCATGTGGTGTAAACTCACGTGAATCACCTTCGAATTGGATTACTTTCCCTGTTTGTACATCCTTCCGCGGTTCTGTCCAAGACACTGGAATAAATACACTGGCTCTAATTTTAACGATATTCGTCATAAGAAACACCCCTGTAATTCTAATTTTATATACTGCATACTATTGAATAAAATAGACCACAATTTCAATCCTAGAACCAATAGCTTTCTCTTTTACGTTTGCTACTTCCTTCTAAAAAATAGCGCTATATTTATATCTAGATTTTCGTTTTAAAGCTATATTCCATTTCTCCAGCTAGTGCTGCTGGGGTATCATCCGTTTCCCTGAAATCATGTGTATATATTAATTCAAATGAACCAAAGTCTATTTGTTTATAAA
It encodes:
- a CDS encoding metal-sensitive transcriptional regulator, with the protein product MEYNQDMKNRLKRIEGQVRGVLRMMEEGKDCRDVITQLTASRSALDRTIGLVVGTNLEQCLREQFETGNGSNEELIKEAVQLLVKSR
- a CDS encoding DUF3238 domain-containing protein, producing the protein MTNIVKIRASVFIPVSWTEPRKDVQTGKVIQFEGDSREFTPHAVNTMRSRVEQEVVVDFYKEEVFSYANTGITTEKVTNPDGSVNKRTGKASTENIVCTDISWNSDGVQFKMSASASNPLNVYAPPVDYLLTVCVNKGGSIDIQGEHDGFPCFEFYKQVDFGSFEQIYTHDFRETGDTPEALGGEMDYSFTKRL